A section of the Candidatus Dadabacteria bacterium genome encodes:
- the rbfA gene encoding 30S ribosome-binding factor RbfA, with protein sequence MAAREHTAGGKRRERVSDLLQREIANIISEGNVRDRRVSHAVITHVSLSGDMSHAKIFFTHMKGGSPDAMSEAFGKLSGFFRREVASRLNMRKVPSLEFSPDDVADSARRVDEIIRREGG encoded by the coding sequence ATGGCCGCGAGGGAGCATACTGCGGGGGGCAAGAGAAGGGAGCGCGTGAGCGACCTTCTGCAGAGGGAGATAGCAAACATAATCAGCGAGGGAAATGTAAGAGACAGGCGGGTTTCCCATGCGGTCATAACGCATGTTTCCCTGTCGGGAGACATGTCTCACGCGAAGATTTTTTTCACCCACATGAAGGGCGGGTCGCCGGACGCGATGAGCGAGGCGTTCGGCAAACTTTCGGGATTTTTCCGCCGCGAGGTCGCCTCCCGGCTCAATATGAGAAAAGTTCCGTCCCTTGAGTTCAGCCCGGACGATGTGGCGGACTCCGCCCGCAGGGTGGATGAGATAATAAGGCGGGAAGGCGGTTGA
- a CDS encoding transcriptional regulator, giving the protein MDGKSIKEVVYETMKDLHEGGFLSDERMRYFDFLCKGYTPKQIRQIRKKTCSSRDDFASHLHVSKKTVENWESGQTKPSRVARKLLNIVDRKGLEAID; this is encoded by the coding sequence ATGGACGGTAAGTCAATCAAAGAAGTCGTTTATGAGACAATGAAAGACCTTCATGAGGGAGGGTTTCTCAGCGATGAAAGAATGCGCTACTTTGACTTCCTCTGTAAGGGCTACACGCCCAAACAGATACGGCAAATCCGCAAGAAAACTTGCAGCAGCCGGGATGATTTCGCCTCTCATCTGCATGTCAGCAAAAAAACAGTGGAAAATTGGGAAAGCGGACAGACAAAGCCGAGCAGAGTCGCACGGAAACTGTTGAACATCGTTGACCGCAAGGGCTTGGAAGCGATTGACTGA
- a CDS encoding bifunctional oligoribonuclease/PAP phosphatase NrnA codes for MKVPQEITRLLDSGNSFLLTSHESPDSDALGSMLALASLLESLGKKVSLYCSDNVPAFLRFLPGSEKLSSDLGGDFDALVVLDCPVPSRAGSRFGEYATSCGKEVAIIDHHKEQSSPGAVKWVETSAPATGIMVYEIFKAFDAQIPPAAATCIYAAISGDTGSFRFSNATPECFRVAAEMVSLGADPEKISSAIYENQSLERMELLARVLATLKTDKTGKVGWVRIDKEMFESTRTTREDSEGMVDLPMSVKGVCVALLFRQERDGDNLFWKASIRSRGDIDVSEVASMFGGGGHKNAAGFTFKCGTDEALEKILKAVGGG; via the coding sequence TTGAAAGTTCCACAAGAGATAACCCGTCTGCTGGACAGCGGGAACAGTTTTCTTCTGACCTCCCACGAGAGTCCGGACTCGGACGCTCTGGGCTCAATGCTCGCGCTTGCCTCTTTGCTTGAATCTCTCGGCAAAAAGGTTTCCCTTTACTGTTCCGACAATGTTCCGGCTTTTCTGCGGTTTCTTCCGGGCTCGGAAAAACTTTCCTCCGATTTGGGCGGCGATTTTGACGCCCTTGTGGTTCTTGACTGCCCCGTTCCGTCCCGCGCCGGGAGCAGGTTCGGGGAATACGCCACGTCCTGCGGGAAGGAAGTCGCCATAATTGACCATCACAAAGAGCAGTCCTCGCCGGGGGCGGTGAAGTGGGTTGAGACATCCGCGCCCGCCACCGGCATTATGGTCTATGAGATTTTCAAGGCGTTTGACGCACAGATACCGCCCGCCGCCGCCACCTGTATTTACGCCGCCATATCTGGCGACACCGGCTCTTTCAGATTCTCAAACGCCACGCCGGAATGTTTCCGTGTTGCGGCGGAGATGGTCTCCCTCGGCGCAGACCCGGAGAAAATCTCAAGCGCCATCTACGAAAACCAGTCCCTTGAGAGAATGGAGCTGCTCGCGCGCGTCCTCGCCACCCTCAAGACCGACAAGACGGGAAAGGTGGGGTGGGTTCGCATTGACAAAGAGATGTTTGAGTCAACCCGCACGACAAGGGAGGACAGCGAGGGCATGGTTGACCTTCCCATGAGCGTGAAAGGCGTTTGCGTTGCCCTGCTTTTCAGGCAGGAGCGGGACGGCGACAATCTGTTCTGGAAGGCGAGCATAAGGTCGCGGGGAGACATTGACGTGAGCGAGGTGGCTTCCATGTTCGGCGGCGGCGGGCATAAAAACGCCGCCGGTTTCACCTTTAAGTGCGGCACGGACGAGGCGCTTGAAAAAATCTTAAAGGCGGTGGGCGGCGGATGA